The Eurosta solidaginis isolate ZX-2024a chromosome 4, ASM4086904v1, whole genome shotgun sequence genome includes a window with the following:
- the LOC137248332 gene encoding sepiapterin reductase-like, translating to MSSKRADLSKRTFFILSGVSNGLAKSMATEMCQNFSEGSVVLLMDRSEESLQEVKKEIEYLERDINIICWLVNSWQEASHDYFRCGLAYILHKYATTKYEFELAFILHNEGNISTHTLVEPQSAADWLSFVQEHLNVPVALNQAFLTAPQFSKTAKLVVNITSTLMIRPFIYGSLLCSCMKSRDMYFRSMANEKNGNNVNVISYSPGILDSHKPQTDLNYNTVDLLDLKLSEKMLKLPRVDVQQSSLKLLNILEEMSFISGHEVDYYDTFNL from the coding sequence ATGTCCTCTAAAAGAGCTGATTTAAGTAAACGCACTTTCTTTATTTTAAGTGGCGTATCCAATGGCTTGGCGAAATCTATGGCTACTGAAATGTGCCAGAATTTCAGTGAAGGTTCCGTTGTTCTACTAATGGATCGTTCTGAGGAAAGTCTACAAGaagtgaaaaaagaaattgaataTCTTGAACGTGACATCAATATCATTTGCTGGTTGGTCAACTCGTGGCAAGAGGCAAGTCACGACTACTTTCGCTGTGGACTCGCCTATATTTTGCACAAATATGCAACCACGAAATATGAATTTGAACTCGCTTTTATATTGCACAATGAAGGAAATATATCCACACATACATTGGTGGAACCACAATCCGCCGCTGATTGGTTGTCCTTTGTACAGGAGCATCTTAATGTACCCGTTGCCCTCAATCAAGCTTTCCTAACGGCACCACAGTTTTCGAAGACTGCAAAATTAGTCGTCAACATCACGAGCACTCTAATGATCCGTCCATTCATTTATGGTTCATTGCTTTGTTCCTGCATGAAATCGCGAGATATGTACTTCCGTTCAATGGCTAACGAGAAAAATGGCAATAATGTCAACGTAATCAGTTATTCACCAGGCATTTTGGATTCACATAAACCACAAACCGATTTGAATTACAATACGGTCGATTTGTTGGATTTGAAATTGAGTGAAAAGATGTTGAAATTACCACGTGTTGATGTGCAGCAATCTTCGCTAAAGCTATTAAATATTCTTGAGGAAATGTCTTTCATCTCTGGACATGAGGTCGACTATTATGACACCTTCAATCTATGA
- the LOC137248331 gene encoding sepiapterin reductase-like: MSSKRADLSKRTFFILSGVSNGLAKSMATEMCQNFSEGSVVLLIDRSEESLQEVKKEIEFLERDINIICWLVNSWQEATHDYFRCGLANILHKYATTKYGFELAFILHNEGNISTDTLMEPQASADWLSFVQEHLHIPVALNKAFLTAPQFSKTAKLVVNITSALMIRPFIYSSLLCSCMKSRDMYFRSMANEKNGNNVNVISYSPGILDSHKPQTDLNNNKVDLLDLNLSEKLLKLPRVDVQQSSLKLLNILEEMSFISGHEVDYYDTFNL; encoded by the coding sequence ATGTCCTCTAAAAGAGCGGATTTAAGTAAACGCACTTTCTTTATATTAAGTGGCGTATCCAATGGCTTGGCGAAATCTATGGCTACTGAAATGTGCCAGAATTTCAGTGAAGGTTCCGTTGTTCTACTCATCGATCGTTCTGAAGAAAGTCTACAAGaagtgaaaaaagaaattgaatttCTTGAACGTGACATCAATATCATTTGCTGGTTGGTCAACTCGTGGCAAGAGGCAACTCACGACTACTTTCGCTGTGGACTCGCCAATATTTTGCACAAATATGCAACCACGAAATATGGATTTGAACTCGCTTTTATATTGCACAATGAAGGAAATATATCCACAGATACATTGATGGAACCACAAGCCTCCGCCGATTGGTTGTCCTTTGTACAGGAGCATCTTCATATACCCGTTGCCCTCAATAAGGCTTTCCTAACGGCACCACAGTTTTCGAAGACCGCAAAATTAGTCGTCAACATCACGAGCGCTCTAATGATCCGTCCATTCATTTATAGTTCATTGCTTTGTTCCTGCATGAAATCACGTGATATGTACTTCCGTTCAATGGCTAACGAGAAAAATGGCAATAATGTCAACGTAATCAGTTATTCACCAGGCATTTTGGATTCACATAAACCACAAACCGATTTAAATAACAATAAGGTCGATTTGTTGGATTTGAACTTGAGTGAAAAATTGCTGAAGTTACCACGTGTTGATGTGCAGCAATCTTCGCTAAAGCTATTAAATATTCTTGAGGAAATGTCTTTCATCTCTGGACATGAGGTCGACTATTATGACACCTTCAATCTATGA